In one Streptomyces marincola genomic region, the following are encoded:
- a CDS encoding FecCD family ABC transporter permease has translation MIPITTKRRFATPKSGGRPTPGASRRGLAFLVPVLLVALLVSMVAAIGLGSAVVPPEDTARYLWAALTGGAIPAEDLTEYQVIWQVRTPRVLLAVVVGAGLSAVGVAVQALVRNALADPFVLGISSGASVGAVGVTLLGTFGALGIHALSTGAFLGALAACGLVYLASWSRAGLTPLRLVLTGIALAYGFQAVMSVLVYLAPDGEATHTVLFWTLGGLGAATWESLPLVAAVTVLGVFALHRHARTLDVMALGDETAASLGVDVHRTRRALFVLTSVMTGAMVAVSGAIGFVGLVMPHLVRILVGARHARVLVLAPLIGAIFMVWADLIARTLAAPRELPLGVVTALVGVPVFVALMRRRGYLFGGR, from the coding sequence ATGATTCCCATAACCACCAAGCGCCGGTTCGCGACGCCGAAGAGCGGAGGCCGGCCCACGCCCGGCGCCTCGCGCCGTGGACTGGCGTTCCTGGTGCCGGTCCTCCTCGTCGCGCTCCTGGTCTCCATGGTGGCTGCCATCGGCCTCGGCAGCGCCGTCGTGCCGCCCGAGGACACCGCCAGATACCTGTGGGCCGCCCTCACCGGCGGCGCCATCCCGGCCGAGGACCTGACCGAGTACCAGGTCATCTGGCAGGTGCGCACGCCGCGCGTGCTGCTCGCCGTGGTCGTCGGAGCCGGGCTGAGCGCGGTGGGCGTGGCCGTGCAGGCGCTCGTGCGGAACGCGCTGGCCGACCCGTTCGTGCTCGGCATCTCCTCGGGAGCCTCCGTCGGCGCCGTCGGCGTCACTCTCCTCGGCACGTTCGGCGCCCTGGGCATCCACGCCCTGTCCACCGGCGCCTTCCTCGGCGCGCTGGCCGCCTGCGGCCTGGTCTACCTGGCCTCCTGGAGCCGGGCCGGGCTCACCCCGCTGCGCCTGGTCCTCACCGGCATCGCGCTGGCCTACGGCTTCCAGGCCGTCATGAGCGTGCTGGTCTACCTGGCGCCCGACGGCGAGGCCACCCACACGGTGCTGTTCTGGACGCTCGGCGGCCTCGGCGCCGCCACGTGGGAATCGCTGCCCCTGGTCGCCGCCGTCACCGTGCTCGGCGTCTTCGCGCTGCACCGGCACGCGCGCACCCTCGACGTCATGGCGCTGGGCGACGAGACCGCCGCGAGCCTGGGCGTCGACGTGCACAGAACGCGCCGCGCCCTGTTCGTCCTCACCTCCGTGATGACGGGCGCCATGGTCGCGGTCAGCGGCGCGATCGGCTTCGTCGGGCTCGTGATGCCCCACCTGGTGCGCATTCTCGTCGGCGCGCGCCACGCCCGGGTGCTCGTGCTGGCGCCGCTCATCGGCGCGATCTTCATGGTGTGGGCCGACCTCATCGCCCGCACCCTCGCCGCGCCCCGCGAACTGCCGCTCGGCGTGGTCACCGCCCTCGTGGGCGTTCCGGTGTTCGTGGCGCTGATGCGGCGCCGCGGCTACCTGTTCGGAGGCCGCTGA
- a CDS encoding MFS transporter: MTGPPASTLDRSTRAKPPSPLRGPAFLRLWTGTTASGLATWAMPFILGFAVVEDSLTPAALGLVLATRTAGFLAAVTVGGVLADRYSRRSVVLWSGLLAAVASPVLAAGVGRSLALMAVAGAAIGAGQGACRPAFQALTAEVVPPDHRQAANAATTLAVRVTTLAGPGLTALLAAFLDVTALLVGTGLLWLVAALLPPAGRYRGQVLDASGPAAERAGFRAEFGEGVREARRHPWFLGGLGALAAVIATGYSATGVILPAISRDRYDTESVLVAATTAYTVGALLGAVLIARHRPRSPGWAALAGLAAYGLAPLSLWLPVPAVLVVAAYAAAGVGIELFNVPWFTAVQREVEPRLLARVSSLDFLVSYGLAPIGLALIAPAADAFGPGPVLAVCTLACFLAPAAAALPPGARHFRTTRTTAETPART, from the coding sequence GTGACGGGTCCCCCCGCGTCCACGCTCGACCGCTCCACGCGGGCGAAGCCGCCGTCCCCGCTGCGCGGACCGGCGTTCCTCAGGCTGTGGACCGGGACCACCGCGTCCGGCCTGGCCACCTGGGCCATGCCGTTCATCCTGGGGTTCGCCGTCGTCGAGGACTCCCTGACACCGGCCGCTCTCGGCCTCGTCCTCGCCACCCGCACGGCGGGCTTCCTCGCGGCGGTGACCGTCGGAGGCGTGCTCGCGGACCGGTACTCGCGCCGGTCCGTCGTCCTGTGGTCGGGCCTGCTCGCCGCGGTCGCGTCGCCCGTGCTCGCGGCGGGCGTGGGGCGGTCCCTGGCGCTGATGGCCGTCGCGGGTGCCGCGATCGGCGCCGGCCAGGGCGCCTGCCGGCCCGCGTTCCAGGCCCTGACGGCGGAGGTGGTCCCCCCGGACCACCGCCAGGCCGCCAACGCCGCGACCACCCTGGCCGTTCGCGTGACCACGCTCGCGGGCCCGGGGCTGACCGCGCTGCTCGCCGCGTTCCTCGACGTGACGGCGCTGCTGGTGGGCACGGGCCTGCTGTGGCTCGTCGCCGCCCTGCTGCCGCCCGCCGGCCGGTACCGGGGGCAGGTCCTGGACGCGTCCGGCCCGGCGGCGGAACGGGCCGGTTTCCGCGCCGAGTTCGGTGAGGGCGTGCGCGAGGCGCGCCGCCACCCGTGGTTCCTCGGCGGGCTCGGCGCGCTGGCCGCCGTGATCGCCACCGGGTACTCGGCGACCGGAGTGATACTCCCCGCGATCAGCAGGGACCGTTACGACACCGAATCCGTGCTGGTCGCCGCCACCACGGCCTACACCGTCGGCGCGCTGCTCGGCGCGGTCCTCATCGCGCGCCACCGCCCGCGTTCGCCCGGCTGGGCCGCGCTCGCGGGGCTCGCCGCCTACGGCCTCGCCCCCCTGAGCCTGTGGCTCCCGGTGCCCGCGGTCCTCGTGGTCGCCGCCTACGCGGCGGCGGGGGTGGGCATCGAACTGTTCAACGTGCCCTGGTTCACGGCCGTGCAGCGGGAGGTCGAGCCACGGCTGCTGGCCCGGGTGTCCTCGCTCGACTTCCTGGTCTCCTACGGCCTCGCGCCGATCGGCCTCGCCCTGATCGCCCCGGCCGCCGACGCGTTCGGGCCGGGGCCGGTGCTCGCGGTGTGCACCCTGGCCTGCTTCCTCGCGCCGGCCGCCGCGGCCCTGCCGCCCGGCGCGCGGCACTTCCGCACCACGCGCACCACCGCGGAGACCCCGGCCCGCACGTGA